From Rutidosis leptorrhynchoides isolate AG116_Rl617_1_P2 chromosome 3, CSIRO_AGI_Rlap_v1, whole genome shotgun sequence, a single genomic window includes:
- the LOC139902316 gene encoding uncharacterized protein, with product MATCGVWLRIRKEQRWLMKTVEGGRSWRLDYVDYGDLSYICSACGAKLWHKETIIGKQTNGFARAFSLCCFKGKIALPEFNKSPPKLIWDLYTNNHPKSQHFIENERSNQWKNRTKASSSRYSLDEDLIRQIMEVLDEHNPLVKTFRMARDRFLETPNMQMKIKLIGRQTKDGCNYNLPTVDEVAALIVGDINVSSYDQRDIIIDSRIEGLKRIPELHSEYLALQYPLLFIYVEDGYMTYILHRDVDEHSTRVKKRVSMREFFAYKLQEHVVPTLVHLGHKLYQQFVVDAYTMIEAERTSYIRKCQNILRADTFTNLMNSAASGSSENSMMGNRLKLPSSFTGSARYMIENYRDAMALCRVFGYPDLFLTFTCNPKWPEITRKLDGTGFRAEDKPTFCARMFKMKLGQLMKDIRKKNYLYY from the exons ATGGCAACTTGTGGTGTTTGGTTGCGAATTCGAAAAGAACAACGATGGTTGATGAAGACGGTTGAAGGTGGTAGATCATGGCGGTTGG ACTACGTTGATTACGGCGATCTTAGTTATATATGTTCCGCTTGTGGTGCTAAATTATGGCATAAAGAGACAATAATAGGAAAACAAACAAACGGTTTTGCCCGTGCATTCTCACTTTGTTGTTTCAAAGGTAAAATAGCGCTGCCCGAGTTCAACAAATCTCCTCCTAAACTCATTTGGGATCTATATACTAACAATCATCCGAAGAGTCAACATTTCATTGAGAAT GAAAGAAGCAATCAG TGGAAAAACAGAACAAAGGCTTCGTCTTCACGCTATTCACTCGACGAGGATCTCATTCGTCAAATAATGGAAGTTCTCGATGAACATAATCCTCTTGTCAAGACGTTTCGCATGGCTCGTGACCGGTTTCTAGAAACACCTAATATGCAGATGAAAATTAAGTTAATTGGTAGACAAACCAAAGATGGATGTAATTACAATCTGCCAACGGTAGACGAAGTTGCAGCACTTATTGTAGGCGATATCAATGTTTCTTCTTATGACCAAAGGGATATTATAATTGACAGTCGTATTGAAGGTTTAAAAAGAATTCCTGAGCTTCACTCCGAATATTTAGCTCTACAATATCCACTTCTGTTTATTTATGTAGAAGATGGGTACATGACATACATTCTTCATCGTGATGTCGATGAGCATTCCACAAGAGTGAAAAAGAGGGTTAGTATGCGTGAATTCTTCGCATATAAACTTCAAGAACATGTTGTTCCCACACTTGTGCACTTGGGTCATAAGTTGTATCAACAATTTGTAGTTGATGCTTACACTATGATTGAGGCCGAAAGAACCTCATACATCAGGAAATGTCAGAATATTCTAAGAGCAGATACTTTCACCAACTTAATGAATTCAGCGGCATCAGGTTCTTCGGAGAATAGTATGATGGGAAATAGGTTAAAACTTCCTTCCTCATTCACAGGGAGTGCTAGATATATGATTGAGAATTATCGTGATGCTATGGCACTTTGTCGTGTATTTGGTTATCCTGACTTATTTTTAACTTTCACATGTAATCCAAAGTGGCCAGAAATCACAAGAAAATTGGACGGGACCGGTTTTAGAGCTGAAGACAAACCAACTTTTTGTGCAAGGATGTTTAAAATGAAGCTCGGTCAACTAATGAAAGATATAAGGAAAAAAAATTATTTGTACTATTAA